A single window of Thiomicrorhabdus immobilis DNA harbors:
- a CDS encoding YkoF family thiamine/hydroxymethylpyrimidine-binding protein: MKASVEISMYPLREQYCQPIIDFIDELESHPEVSIQRNSMSTHIYGDYQAVMDTLNTEMLKVLEQIPETVFVIKLIGTDREKAVIDTCG; encoded by the coding sequence ATGAAAGCTTCTGTTGAAATCAGCATGTACCCATTAAGAGAACAGTACTGCCAACCTATTATCGACTTTATCGATGAACTGGAAAGCCACCCGGAGGTTTCCATTCAACGTAACAGTATGTCTACCCACATCTATGGTGATTATCAAGCCGTCATGGACACTTTAAACACCGAGATGCTTAAAGTATTGGAGCAGATACCGGAAACCGTATTTGTGATTAAACTGATTGGTACAGACCGTGAAAAAGCGGTGATTGATACCTGTGGATAA